In Nocardia sp. NBC_01327, the genomic stretch CAAACACTGCCGCGTCGTCAGAAAATCAGGTCGTCCAGAATCCTCTCAGTGTTCGTCCAGGTCTTGTATTGACGGCTCTCCTCATATGTCAGTTGATGATTGTTCTCGACGTCACTGTGATGAACGTGGCGCTGCCGCGAATAAAGTCTGACCTGCACTTCAGTGCGACTGGCCTGGCCTGGGTCATCGATGCGTACACCCTGGTGTTCGGCGGGCTGTTGCTACTGGGCGGCCGTGCAGGTGACATGCTCGGCCGTCGCCGGATCTTTATCGCGGGCATCGCGCTGTTCACTCTGGCCTCACTGCTCGGCGGTCTGGCGCCTGCGGCCGGCTGGCTGGTCGTCGCCCGCGTCGCGCAAGGCGCCGGTGCCGCTATGGCCGGGCCGAATGCGCTGGCGCTACTCACCACGATCTTCACCGAACCGAAAGCTCGGCTGCGAGCATTGGCGCTCTACTCGGGCATGGCCGGCGCCGGGTTTGCGATCGGCCTGATTGTTGGAGGCTTCCTCACCGAATGGTTTACCTGGCGATCGGTGCTCTTCATCAACGTTCCGCTTGGCGTGCTGGTCCTTTTCGTTGCTTTGCGCTACATGCCTGTCGTGGCGCGGCAGCCGGGGCGGCTGGACCTGCCGGGGGCGGTAACCTCAACTGCCGGGGTCGCCGCACTCGTTTACGGCTTTGTTAGTGCCGGCTCACACGGCTGGAACGATGCAGTGACCGACGTCTCGCTAATCATCGGTTCGGTGATGATCGTGGCGTTCGTCGTGATCGAGCTGCGTTCGGAGGCTCCGCTGCTGCAGCTTCGCTTGTTTGCCGATCGCAATCGCGGTGTTGCCTACTTCAACCTGTTCGTCGGATACATGGGGAGCATGTCGATGTTCTTCTTCCTGACCCTGTACATGCAGGACGTACGTGGAATGGGGCCACTGACAACAGGTCTCGCCTTTCTACCAACTGCCGTACTGATGTTCGCGCTGATCCGGCTGATCCCATGGCTACTACCCAAGTTCGGGCCGAAGCCGATGACGATGATCGGCTCGCTGTTCCTGATCGCGGGGCTGGTGCTGCCGACTCAATTGTCTACGGACACAGCCTATTTTCCGCTTGTGTTCATCGTGGCCGTACTGATGGGATGTGGTACGGCCTTGGCATTGATGCCGCTCGGCGTGATCATCATGACGAGTGTGCCGTCGAGTTCAGCAGGCGTGGCGGGCGGGGCTCTGCAGACAATTCAGCAGACCGGCGCAGCGTTGGGCCTTGCGATCTTGGTGACCGTCTTCGGTGCCTCTGAGCAGGGTGCGGTTGGTCCACCGGACCAGGTTCTGGTCAGCGGCATCACTGCGGCCTTCGCGGCGGCTGCTGTCATGGGGGTACTGAATTTCTTGGGAACGTTCGCGTTCCGGCGGGTGTAACCGCAAAGTTGACCGAAGTTCGATGCTGTAATGGAGCGCGTTTGCTTTCGCGGCTACGCAAATCGCTGCAGCAAGTAGAGCAAGCGAGTAAAAATGCATGGTTTCGACTGCGGTGTAACTGCGGGGACTGAAAGTGTCGGCTGCGGTGAAGACGTATTAACAGAAATCGACAGGCTTATCTCGAATTCGCCTGTGAAGATTGCAACTGGATTGCTGAGAGATGCAGATTCTCCTAGACTGGATGGGGAGGATATCGACCATATCGCCGCGTTGGCCGAAACGGACACAGCGTTACCGCCGATCATCGTTCACCGCCGGTCGATGCGTGTTATCGATGGAATGCATCGCTTACGAGCAGCCGAGATACGCGGGAGCGAAGAGATTGAAGTGATATTTTTCGACGGAACTGAATCCGACGCATTCGCGATCGCAGTTCGAACGAATGTGAGTCACGGACTACCGCTATCGACAGCAGACCGCCGGGCGGCGGCGATTCGGCTGCTCGAAATGTATCCGGACAGATCCGACCGTTCGATTGCAGTTCTTGCGGGGTTAGCGGCCAAGACGGTAGCTTCGATTCGTCACGCATCTGTTATTTCTGTTGCGGACCTGAAGGGCCGAATAGGCCGGGATGGCAAGACGAGGCCAGTGAACAGTGAGGACGGGCGTCGGCGGGCGAGTGAGCTGATCAAAGAGAAGCCACATGCATCGCTACGCGAGATCGCAAAGGCAGCAGGTATATCTCCGGCAACGGCTGGTGACGTTCGTGCGCGTTTAGCCCGCGGGGAAAATCCGGTACCTGACAAAGTTAAACAGGCGAGGCGGCCGGCAGAAGGTTCTACTGATCGATGTCAGGCGACTGATGATCTGCTTCGTGCACTGCAAAGAGACCCGTCATTGCGTCTTACTGATTCAGGCCGGGCCCTGTTGCGGTTGATGAATTCTGAACGGACGTTGACGCGCGAATGGGAACAATCAAATTCCAATGTACCGCCACACTGCGTAGAACTCGTTGCTCGAATCGCGCGAGAGTTTGCGTCGTGCTGGACTGATCTCGCTGATTCGCTGATAGCTCGTAATCACACGACCGTAGCGTAGGGATAATAGTGACTACAAACAGCATTCATCGCTTGACCGAGGACTTCTACCAGAACCCGCAGGCGACCTATAAACTGCTGAACGAGCATGGCTCGGTTCATCACGTCGAACTACCTAACGGAATGCGTGCATGGTTGGTCACCGGTTTCGAACTGGCCAAGAAGGTCCTTACGGATCCGACCATCAGCAAGGATCTCTATGGCCCAGCTGGTGAAATGGCCCAGGCTGACGCGAATGTCGCACTTCGGCTGGACCCACCCGTGAATGACAACTTGGTCTACGCTGATCCGCCCCGTCACACCCGGCTGCGCAAGATTGCGATGAAAGCGCTTTCGGGTAAGGCCATTCGTGATTTTACTCCACGGATTTCCGAGATCGCGGAATCACTCCTTCAATCAATCGATATTGATGGAACGGATTCCATCGATCTGCTCAGCGCCTACGCGTATCCCTTCACGATCACAGCCGTCTGTGAACTCATCGGAATCGACTCAGACGATCGTGCCGAATTCCAGGGCTGGCTGCAAACGCAGCTTTCCGCCGCAGAAGTGGCTGACAAGTATATCGCTGCGGCGAATTTCGAAACTTATGTGTATCGCCTCATGGGGAAACGCGACGGGAGGGCGGCAACGGATTTCTTGTCGGAATTGATGAGCCCCGCAGATGACGGGGAACAGCTTGAAAAGCGTGAACTCGTGGCTATGGTTAATGCATTCCTTCTTGGCGGTCAGGAGACGACGGCTGCGCTTATAGGAAACTCCGTGTTGGCTATGCTACGCCGACCCGAACTGATGGATGAGCTGAGGGAAAGTCCGGATCTTGTTGCGCCATTTATTGAGGAGATGCTCAGGCACGAAAGTTCGGGTAATGTTTCGCCACCGCGTTTCACGACCGAGCCGATCCGGCTCGGCGATAAGATCATAGACGCAGGGCAAGTTATTGTCGTTTCGCTGGCCAGCGCTAATCGTGATCTGGCGCAATTCAGCAGGCCGGATGAAATGGATCCACATCGGCTGGATAATCGGCACATTGCGTTCGGATACGGAATTCATCGCTGTGTCGGCTCGGCCCTTGCGAGAATGGAAGCCAAAACGGCAGTCTCATGTTTGTTGGCTCACTATTCGAAGATTTCTCTCGATGTTGATATTGACAGCCTTCGCTGGCAGTCAAGCTCTATCACCCACGGCCTGATGTCACTGCCTGTCCGAGTGACTCGCCGGCCTTAGGTTCGGCTTCAGACATCAAGGCGTCGTCATTTATACAGTCACTTGAGTCAATGTGAAGGTCCTGAAGGAATGCAGCTAACTGTAGATCAAATCGGTAGTTATGAGGAGAGCGGATTTCTCGTCCTGGAATCAGTGCTTAGTCCGAGCGAAGTGGATGTATTGCTCGAAGCAATGGTGCGAGATAGCGGGAATGATGGCCCATATCGACTCATGTCTGATGATTCGAACGAATTGTCGACACTCTACGCCTCGCATCAGCGCGTGGGCGAATTTGCCGAGCTCGTTCGAACCCCACGGCTTCTATGTCCTGCTCAGACAATCCTGGGTGGAGACGTCTATGTGTATCAATTTAAGATCAACGTGAAATCCGCATTTGGGAAAGAAAAAGTGGCCTGGCATCAGGACTACACTGCTTGGAAAATTGCGGACGAACTTCCGAATTCCCGTCTGATCAATGTGGCCCTGCTATTGGATGAGGCAACGGAATTCAACGGACCGCTCATTTTTGTGCCCGGATCGCATAAGGTCGGCAATTTGAGAGAAAATCGCGACCACTCGCCTTCGTCAGCGAAGCATCTTGATCCAGAAGATATCGCTCTGCGTCCGCAGAATATTACGCATCTCATAGATGAATGCGGTATGAAGAGCGTGCAGGCGCCGGTCGGTTCACTGGTTCTCTTTTCGCCGGAAATTATTCACGGATCGGCGCCAAATATGTCTCCGGCGCCGCGACGGTTACTTATCGCGACATATAATAGCTGTTCGAATCTTCCGCGAGTTGCGGAGCCGCGACCTAGTTATCTGGTTGGCGATGATTCAACACCGCTGAAACCGCAAGACAAAGAATTTGAGCGGTTGGATGAGCGTCTTCCCGTCGGGAGTAGCAAATGAATTCTAGAGCGAAGGCAGTCGTTCTCGAGGAGTTCGGCCGTAAGCCATTGCTTCGTGAGTTCGCCGTCCCCCGGCCTGGCACCGGGGAGATTGTCGTGGCATGCACGTACGGCGGTGTTTGCGGCACGGACCTGCATCTTCAGCAAGGGCATCTGCCGATCCCGGTGCCATTGGTACTCGGGCACGAAGGGCTGGGCACCGTCGCAGAATTGGGTGACGGGGTACACGAGGACAGTCTCGGCGAACCGATCGCCGTCGGCGACCGCGTCATGTGGGCCTCCTCGATTTCATGCGGTCAGTGCGTTCCCTGCAGGCAGCACAGAGAGCCTACGCTCTGCGAACATCGGCTCACCTACGGAGTGAATCGGCCCATCTCTGACGCGGTTCCACTCGCCGGCGCATGGGCGGAGTGCATATTGCTACATCCCGGCGCCACCATTGTGAAGATTCCGAGCGCAGTCGATGACCTCGCTGCGATGTCCTTCGCCTGTGCTGGCCCCACC encodes the following:
- a CDS encoding MFS transporter, with amino-acid sequence MPNTAASSENQVVQNPLSVRPGLVLTALLICQLMIVLDVTVMNVALPRIKSDLHFSATGLAWVIDAYTLVFGGLLLLGGRAGDMLGRRRIFIAGIALFTLASLLGGLAPAAGWLVVARVAQGAGAAMAGPNALALLTTIFTEPKARLRALALYSGMAGAGFAIGLIVGGFLTEWFTWRSVLFINVPLGVLVLFVALRYMPVVARQPGRLDLPGAVTSTAGVAALVYGFVSAGSHGWNDAVTDVSLIIGSVMIVAFVVIELRSEAPLLQLRLFADRNRGVAYFNLFVGYMGSMSMFFFLTLYMQDVRGMGPLTTGLAFLPTAVLMFALIRLIPWLLPKFGPKPMTMIGSLFLIAGLVLPTQLSTDTAYFPLVFIVAVLMGCGTALALMPLGVIIMTSVPSSSAGVAGGALQTIQQTGAALGLAILVTVFGASEQGAVGPPDQVLVSGITAAFAAAAVMGVLNFLGTFAFRRV
- a CDS encoding ParB/RepB/Spo0J family partition protein, producing MHGFDCGVTAGTESVGCGEDVLTEIDRLISNSPVKIATGLLRDADSPRLDGEDIDHIAALAETDTALPPIIVHRRSMRVIDGMHRLRAAEIRGSEEIEVIFFDGTESDAFAIAVRTNVSHGLPLSTADRRAAAIRLLEMYPDRSDRSIAVLAGLAAKTVASIRHASVISVADLKGRIGRDGKTRPVNSEDGRRRASELIKEKPHASLREIAKAAGISPATAGDVRARLARGENPVPDKVKQARRPAEGSTDRCQATDDLLRALQRDPSLRLTDSGRALLRLMNSERTLTREWEQSNSNVPPHCVELVARIAREFASCWTDLADSLIARNHTTVA
- a CDS encoding cytochrome P450 family protein — protein: MTEDFYQNPQATYKLLNEHGSVHHVELPNGMRAWLVTGFELAKKVLTDPTISKDLYGPAGEMAQADANVALRLDPPVNDNLVYADPPRHTRLRKIAMKALSGKAIRDFTPRISEIAESLLQSIDIDGTDSIDLLSAYAYPFTITAVCELIGIDSDDRAEFQGWLQTQLSAAEVADKYIAAANFETYVYRLMGKRDGRAATDFLSELMSPADDGEQLEKRELVAMVNAFLLGGQETTAALIGNSVLAMLRRPELMDELRESPDLVAPFIEEMLRHESSGNVSPPRFTTEPIRLGDKIIDAGQVIVVSLASANRDLAQFSRPDEMDPHRLDNRHIAFGYGIHRCVGSALARMEAKTAVSCLLAHYSKISLDVDIDSLRWQSSSITHGLMSLPVRVTRRP
- a CDS encoding phytanoyl-CoA dioxygenase family protein, encoding MQLTVDQIGSYEESGFLVLESVLSPSEVDVLLEAMVRDSGNDGPYRLMSDDSNELSTLYASHQRVGEFAELVRTPRLLCPAQTILGGDVYVYQFKINVKSAFGKEKVAWHQDYTAWKIADELPNSRLINVALLLDEATEFNGPLIFVPGSHKVGNLRENRDHSPSSAKHLDPEDIALRPQNITHLIDECGMKSVQAPVGSLVLFSPEIIHGSAPNMSPAPRRLLIATYNSCSNLPRVAEPRPSYLVGDDSTPLKPQDKEFERLDERLPVGSSK